In one window of Campylobacter coli DNA:
- a CDS encoding FtsX-like permease family protein — translation MVDKFFLNELFKSIAFSYQRLFIIVLSVFIGALTCSAFLNIYFDIDTKLSKELKAYGANVIIEPKNDKELILNQDYKEAKKNLKARALTPFLYTFLNLGSTSGVVLGTDFRALKITKPFIEVKEGSFSLSDFDENSAFLGINLSKQLGLKVGNELQIYNPENGKTTKLTIKGILLSNDELDSIVLAPLSVVQNLSDTFGIQYANAVVYGNFDEINTKTKNISNESINAKPISSVSLSEGLVLDKIKALMFLIILVVLIIVTTSVNTTLSSIIFSRKKEIALRLALGAKKSEIFKLFACEYFIISLFASIIGAFCGIFLANIFGYLIFNASIDFRFKAIFMALIISLFFAFLAAFFPIKKALKINVCENLKGE, via the coding sequence ATGGTAGATAAGTTTTTTTTAAATGAACTTTTTAAAAGCATTGCTTTTTCTTATCAAAGGCTTTTTATTATTGTCTTAAGTGTTTTTATAGGAGCACTAACTTGCTCGGCTTTTTTAAATATTTATTTTGATATTGATACAAAGCTTTCTAAAGAATTAAAAGCCTATGGAGCAAATGTTATCATCGAACCCAAAAATGATAAAGAGCTTATCTTAAATCAAGACTATAAAGAAGCAAAAAAGAATTTAAAAGCTAGAGCCTTAACTCCTTTTTTGTATACATTTTTAAATTTGGGTAGTACTAGTGGAGTGGTTTTGGGTACAGATTTTAGAGCCTTAAAGATAACTAAGCCTTTTATCGAAGTTAAAGAAGGGAGTTTTTCTCTAAGTGATTTTGATGAAAATTCAGCTTTTTTGGGTATCAATTTATCCAAACAACTAGGACTTAAAGTAGGCAATGAGCTTCAAATTTACAACCCAGAAAATGGCAAAACTACCAAGCTTACGATAAAAGGCATACTCTTAAGCAATGATGAATTAGACAGCATAGTTTTAGCGCCTTTAAGCGTAGTACAAAATTTAAGCGACACTTTTGGCATTCAATATGCCAATGCGGTTGTTTATGGAAATTTTGATGAGATAAATACAAAAACAAAAAATATTAGCAATGAAAGCATTAATGCAAAACCTATTTCATCAGTATCCTTAAGCGAAGGCCTAGTTTTAGATAAAATAAAAGCTTTAATGTTTTTAATCATACTTGTTGTCTTAATCATAGTCACAACAAGCGTAAATACCACTCTAAGTTCGATTATATTTTCGCGTAAAAAAGAAATTGCCTTGCGTTTGGCCTTAGGCGCTAAAAAAAGTGAAATTTTCAAACTTTTTGCTTGTGAATATTTTATCATTAGTCTTTTTGCTAGCATTATAGGAGCTTTTTGTGGGATATTTTTAGCAAATATATTTGGATATTTGATTTTTAATGCAAGTATAGATTTTAGATTTAAGGCTATATTTATGGCTTTAATTATTTCTTTATTTTTTGCTTTTTTAGCTGCCTTTTTTCCTATAAAAAAAGCATTAAAAATCAATGTCTGTGAAAATTTGAAAGGTGAATAA
- a CDS encoding ABC transporter permease produces the protein MMLVKMITHSIFRNKIQKFLAFLTCFLATLLLCTMLNITLSIGDEVTKQLKSYGSNILVLPKGSSLSIEIGNELYEPLKNKNYLEEKNLYMLKDIYWRNNITAFAPFLEGKVEIKSNDSSKKALLYGTYFQKAIEIKDDDDFITGIKSLYPYLKVQGEWAKDDSNEIMLGEDFAKNNDLKINDTIKLIGENKISKEVKVVGILLHANPKMSNKIIAPLNLAQELLEKKGLYASAEVRAFTIPESALSEKVRRMGEEKLDQIEYDKWYCSAYVGSIASQISDGLPGADAKALNAISDAQSLVVKKIQSLMAITCIICLIVASIAISSLMSSEIHRRKKEIGLLKVLGANTFQIYLLFAGENLIIALVSAVFGFIFGIGLSELISLGIFGYFIDIAFIALPLSLVFAGLIAILGCLLPIKNIANLSPAGVLYGR, from the coding sequence ATAATGCTAGTTAAAATGATAACTCATTCTATCTTTAGAAATAAAATTCAAAAATTTCTAGCTTTTCTTACTTGTTTTTTGGCTACGCTTTTGCTATGTACAATGTTAAATATCACTCTAAGTATAGGCGATGAAGTGACTAAGCAACTTAAAAGTTATGGATCTAATATACTGGTTTTACCTAAAGGCTCAAGCCTTAGCATAGAAATAGGCAATGAGCTTTACGAACCTTTAAAAAACAAAAACTATTTAGAAGAAAAAAATTTATATATGTTAAAAGATATTTATTGGCGGAACAATATCACAGCCTTTGCTCCTTTTTTAGAAGGAAAAGTAGAAATAAAAAGCAATGATTCTTCAAAAAAAGCACTCCTTTATGGTACTTATTTTCAAAAAGCGATTGAAATAAAAGATGATGACGATTTTATCACAGGTATTAAAAGTCTTTATCCTTATTTAAAAGTACAAGGAGAATGGGCCAAAGATGATAGCAATGAAATCATGCTAGGTGAAGATTTTGCTAAAAATAACGATCTTAAAATCAATGATACGATAAAACTCATAGGAGAGAATAAAATTTCAAAAGAAGTAAAAGTCGTAGGAATTTTACTCCATGCCAATCCTAAAATGTCAAACAAAATCATCGCTCCTTTAAATTTAGCTCAAGAATTATTAGAAAAAAAAGGCTTGTATGCAAGTGCTGAAGTAAGAGCTTTTACTATACCTGAATCAGCTCTTTCTGAAAAGGTACGCCGAATGGGCGAGGAAAAACTCGATCAAATAGAATATGATAAATGGTATTGCTCAGCTTATGTAGGATCAATTGCTAGTCAAATTAGCGATGGCTTGCCAGGAGCGGATGCAAAAGCACTCAATGCCATAAGTGATGCACAAAGCTTGGTTGTTAAAAAAATTCAGTCTTTGATGGCTATTACTTGCATTATTTGTCTTATTGTTGCAAGTATTGCTATATCAAGTTTAATGAGTTCTGAAATTCATCGTAGAAAAAAAGAAATAGGACTTTTGAAAGTACTTGGAGCAAATACATTTCAAATTTACTTACTTTTTGCAGGTGAAAATTTGATCATAGCTTTAGTTTCTGCTGTATTTGGATTTATTTTTGGCATAGGACTTTCAGAGCTTATCAGCCTTGGAATTTTTGGATACTTTATAGACATTGCTTTTATAGCCTTGCCTTTAAGTCTTGTATTTGCAGGTTTGATAGCTATACTTGGATGCTTGCTTCCTATAAAAAATATTGCAAATCTTTCTCCCGCAGGAGTTCTTTATGGTAGATAA
- the traF gene encoding conjugal transfer protein TraF, whose translation MANFRIQTYLFALITALFFIACDSGENFKALNSDKIYNFSYNGFEKSLKLDEQTQNFALVFFTKDCGVCKEQIPILQDLAKNYDFNIFVVLGDAKDAKDAKAWADEKGLSHLALFYEKKAAKYLSSAVGEIYGVPVLSFFKESKMDEKFIGLTPYSVLENEIKKLKI comes from the coding sequence ATGGCAAACTTTCGAATCCAAACTTATCTCTTTGCTTTAATTACAGCTTTATTTTTTATAGCTTGCGATAGTGGAGAAAATTTCAAAGCTTTAAATAGTGATAAAATTTATAATTTTTCTTATAATGGTTTTGAAAAAAGTTTAAAATTAGACGAGCAAACACAAAATTTTGCATTAGTATTTTTTACTAAAGATTGTGGGGTTTGTAAAGAACAAATTCCTATTTTGCAAGATTTAGCTAAAAACTATGATTTTAATATTTTTGTGGTTTTAGGTGATGCTAAAGACGCAAAGGACGCTAAAGCTTGGGCGGATGAAAAGGGTTTATCGCATCTAGCTTTGTTTTATGAAAAAAAAGCAGCTAAATATCTCTCAAGTGCAGTTGGGGAAATATATGGGGTACCTGTACTTAGCTTTTTTAAAGAAAGTAAAATGGATGAAAAATTCATAGGCTTAACGCCTTATAGTGTGCTTGAAAATGAGATTAAAAAACTAAAAATTTGA
- the obgE gene encoding GTPase ObgE: MFIDSVKITLASGDGGKGAVSFRREKHVPLGGPDGGDGGNGGDIIFVCDNNTHTLVNFKGKRELRAQNGAGGMGRNKNGKKGENLELIVPEGTQVIDAQTNEVLLDLTKEGQRELFLKGGKGGLGNTHFKHATNQRPDYAQPGIKGESRLVRLELKLIADVGLVGFPNVGKSTLISVVSNAKPEIANYEFTTLTPKLGLIDVDEYNSFVMADIPGIIEGASGGKGLGLAFLKHIERTSFLLFVLDPMREMPLKEQFIVLRNELEKFSNELFGREFGIMISKSDSVNLGEDFAEQITQNIANLEEYLKSIDNPQSFLIKVSSLEKTGLKELKFMLLEEIKKLREKREKR, encoded by the coding sequence ATGTTTATTGATAGTGTTAAGATTACTTTAGCTTCTGGCGATGGCGGCAAGGGTGCGGTGAGTTTTCGTCGTGAAAAGCATGTTCCTCTCGGTGGGCCTGATGGTGGCGATGGAGGAAATGGTGGCGATATCATCTTTGTTTGTGATAACAATACACATACACTTGTAAATTTCAAAGGCAAAAGAGAGCTTCGTGCGCAAAATGGCGCAGGTGGAATGGGACGCAATAAAAATGGAAAAAAGGGTGAAAATTTAGAGCTTATTGTCCCTGAGGGAACTCAAGTTATCGATGCACAAACCAATGAAGTTTTATTAGATCTTACAAAAGAGGGTCAAAGAGAGCTTTTTCTAAAAGGTGGCAAAGGAGGGCTTGGGAATACACACTTTAAGCACGCTACCAACCAACGCCCTGATTACGCACAGCCAGGTATTAAAGGTGAAAGTCGTTTAGTAAGACTTGAACTTAAACTTATCGCCGATGTAGGGCTTGTAGGCTTTCCAAATGTAGGAAAATCCACCCTTATAAGTGTAGTTTCAAATGCTAAGCCTGAAATCGCAAATTATGAATTTACCACGCTCACACCAAAATTAGGGCTTATAGATGTGGATGAGTATAATTCTTTTGTGATGGCTGATATTCCAGGGATTATCGAAGGTGCAAGTGGAGGTAAAGGCTTAGGACTTGCATTTTTAAAACATATTGAACGCACGAGTTTTTTACTTTTTGTGTTAGATCCTATGAGAGAAATGCCTCTAAAAGAGCAATTTATAGTGCTAAGAAATGAGCTTGAGAAATTTTCAAATGAGCTTTTTGGGCGTGAGTTTGGCATAATGATTTCAAAAAGTGATAGTGTGAATTTGGGTGAAGATTTTGCCGAGCAGATCACCCAAAATATAGCGAATTTAGAAGAATATTTAAAAAGTATTGATAATCCACAAAGCTTTTTAATCAAGGTATCAAGCCTTGAAAAAACAGGGCTTAAAGAGCTTAAATTTATGCTTCTAGAGGAAATTAAAAAATTAAGAGAAAAGCGTGAAAAAAGGTGA
- a CDS encoding ABC transporter ATP-binding protein yields MKELIQIKNLSKEFGKVKALDNINLNIYKGEWLAIMGPSGSGKSTLLNILSLMDNPSSGKYILDNEDLEQINEEQKITLRREKIGLIFQQFHLIPYLSALENVMLSQYYHSSVDEEDAKAVLEKVGLSHRLSHLPSQLSGGEQQRVCIARALINNPEILLADEPTGNLDEANEKIVLETLQKLKNEGKTIVLITHNPELAKFADRTLILQHGVLK; encoded by the coding sequence ATGAAAGAACTTATACAAATTAAAAATTTAAGTAAAGAATTTGGTAAAGTAAAAGCACTAGATAATATAAATTTAAATATTTACAAAGGAGAATGGCTTGCCATCATGGGTCCTTCTGGAAGTGGAAAATCAACGCTTTTAAATATATTATCTCTTATGGATAATCCAAGCAGTGGCAAATACATTTTAGATAATGAAGATTTAGAGCAAATCAATGAAGAGCAAAAAATCACTTTGCGCCGAGAAAAAATCGGGCTTATTTTTCAGCAATTTCATCTTATTCCTTATCTTAGTGCCTTAGAAAATGTTATGCTTTCGCAATACTATCATTCTAGCGTAGATGAAGAGGATGCAAAAGCTGTACTTGAAAAAGTAGGACTTTCACATCGCCTTAGCCATTTACCAAGCCAACTAAGCGGTGGAGAACAACAAAGAGTTTGTATAGCAAGAGCATTGATTAACAATCCTGAAATTTTACTTGCTGACGAGCCTACGGGGAATTTAGATGAAGCCAATGAAAAAATCGTCCTTGAAACCTTGCAAAAATTAAAAAATGAGGGTAAAACCATAGTCTTGATCACACACAATCCCGAATTAGCAAAATTTGCAGATCGCACCCTTATCTTACAGCATGGAGTTTTAAAATGA
- a CDS encoding TlpA disulfide reductase family protein — MKKVFLFFISLFLLNACSFDTNQNQGKIGQIGAEISAKDTSGKAVKLADDKSDIKVLVFFQNGCPSCLQELPSLDKFMQEHPNKISVYAINSVDKAEVVQVLAEQLNFKNIKVLTDDLKITNDRYAVFSTPTTIILKDGIIKERILGEKPWQTFESKLISLL; from the coding sequence ATGAAAAAAGTATTTTTATTTTTCATAAGTCTTTTTTTGCTCAATGCTTGCTCTTTTGATACAAATCAAAACCAAGGTAAAATTGGCCAAATAGGAGCTGAAATTTCAGCTAAAGATACTTCGGGAAAGGCTGTTAAATTAGCCGATGATAAAAGCGATATAAAGGTTTTGGTTTTCTTTCAAAATGGTTGTCCTTCTTGTTTGCAAGAGCTGCCTTCTTTGGATAAATTTATGCAAGAACACCCAAATAAAATCAGCGTTTATGCTATAAATTCGGTAGATAAAGCTGAAGTCGTTCAGGTTTTAGCTGAACAATTAAATTTTAAAAATATCAAAGTTTTAACCGATGATCTTAAAATCACCAATGATCGCTACGCTGTATTTTCAACCCCGACCACCATTATACTTAAAGATGGGATTATAAAAGAAAGAATTTTAGGAGAAAAACCATGGCAAACTTTCGAATCCAAACTTATCTCTTTGCTTTAA
- a CDS encoding iron transporter — MIKKFLSVVAAAAAISTNLFAGEVPIGDPKELNGMEIAAVYLQPIEMEPRGIDLAASLADIHLEADIHALKNNPNGFPEGFWMPYLTIAYELKNTDTGAIKRGTLMPMVADDGPHYGANIAMEKDKKGGFGVGNYELTFYISNPEKQGFGRHVDEETGVGKWFEPFKVDYKFKYTGTPK; from the coding sequence ATGATAAAAAAATTTTTATCAGTAGTTGCTGCAGCTGCAGCCATCAGTACTAATTTGTTTGCAGGCGAAGTTCCAATCGGTGATCCTAAAGAGTTAAACGGCATGGAAATAGCTGCTGTTTATCTTCAGCCTATCGAAATGGAACCAAGGGGCATTGATTTGGCTGCGTCCTTAGCAGATATTCACTTAGAAGCGGACATTCATGCTCTTAAAAACAATCCAAACGGTTTTCCAGAAGGCTTTTGGATGCCTTATTTAACCATAGCTTATGAGCTTAAAAATACAGACACAGGCGCTATTAAACGCGGAACTTTAATGCCTATGGTAGCAGATGATGGCCCTCACTATGGTGCAAACATTGCTATGGAAAAAGATAAAAAAGGCGGATTTGGTGTAGGTAATTATGAGCTTACTTTTTATATTTCAAATCCAGAAAAACAAGGATTTGGACGCCATGTCGATGAAGAAACAGGTGTGGGTAAATGGTTTGAGCCTTTTAAGGTTGATTATAAATTCAAATACACAGGCACACCAAAATGA
- a CDS encoding Fe-S-containing protein, translating into MSIYFVHFLSSILPLSILMAFITPNKKYIFKSFLAVFLGFLFGYFAFFIAAQFLKTENLIFNFNFIFIACLLLSFVLYFWQKIEILSFILLGILSFCIALHYYNLTQDFPIFNGVLIDSEAISSLGFIALALLICILIFFFLKWQKNINKKASFVLFLILIFIEGDKVLANILLTLMRNSFIETHTFLVSFVGKSNYFGVFGIYVYLFFIIFLAFLSLQIRKKNIVKKQILDIAYRKNEAKNTLINRYFSSVFISCILSFCIILYFFMVSSKPLSIDEPTELLPDKNGKFIFDVALLRDNKLHRFAYISEQGKVIRFFLINKREDRDSPVAVFDACAICGDMGYIKKEGELICISCNVRIFLPSVGKTGGCNPIPLKYDYDGEKITIDVKDVVAGSNYFSQIKDIQVQDPVSKDKIINTQAPFSYSYKGITYYFSNEKNYEEFKKDPMKYVEDTEALFLIQRRNNAS; encoded by the coding sequence ATGAGTATATATTTTGTGCATTTTCTTTCTAGCATCTTGCCTTTAAGTATTTTAATGGCTTTTATCACACCCAATAAAAAATATATTTTTAAAAGCTTTTTAGCTGTTTTTTTGGGCTTTTTGTTTGGATATTTTGCTTTTTTTATTGCGGCACAATTTCTAAAAACTGAGAATTTGATATTTAATTTCAATTTTATTTTTATAGCCTGTTTGCTTTTGAGTTTTGTGCTTTATTTTTGGCAAAAAATAGAAATTTTGAGTTTTATTTTACTAGGAATTTTGAGTTTTTGTATAGCTTTGCATTATTATAATTTAACTCAAGATTTTCCTATATTTAACGGTGTTTTAATCGATAGTGAAGCCATTTCTTCTTTGGGTTTTATTGCTTTAGCTTTATTAATTTGTATTTTAATTTTCTTCTTTTTAAAATGGCAAAAGAATATCAACAAAAAAGCAAGTTTTGTACTTTTTTTAATCCTTATTTTTATAGAAGGAGATAAGGTTTTAGCAAATATATTGCTTACACTGATGAGAAATTCTTTCATAGAAACTCATACTTTTTTAGTAAGTTTTGTTGGAAAAAGTAATTATTTTGGTGTTTTTGGAATTTATGTTTATTTATTTTTCATCATTTTTTTAGCATTTTTAAGTTTGCAAATTCGCAAAAAAAATATTGTAAAAAAGCAAATTTTAGATATTGCTTATCGCAAAAATGAAGCAAAAAATACTCTCATAAATCGCTATTTTTCTAGTGTTTTTATCTCTTGTATTTTGAGTTTTTGTATCATTTTATACTTTTTTATGGTAAGTTCTAAACCTTTAAGTATAGACGAGCCTACAGAGCTTTTACCTGATAAAAATGGCAAATTTATCTTTGATGTAGCCCTTTTAAGAGATAACAAACTTCATCGTTTTGCTTATATAAGCGAGCAAGGCAAAGTGATAAGATTTTTCCTCATCAATAAAAGAGAAGATAGGGATTCTCCTGTAGCTGTTTTTGATGCTTGTGCTATTTGTGGGGATATGGGTTATATTAAAAAAGAAGGGGAGTTAATTTGCATTTCGTGCAATGTGCGAATTTTTCTACCGAGCGTAGGAAAAACAGGCGGTTGTAATCCTATCCCATTAAAATATGATTATGATGGTGAAAAAATCACCATAGATGTTAAAGATGTTGTGGCAGGATCTAATTATTTTAGTCAAATCAAAGATATACAAGTGCAAGATCCTGTTTCAAAAGATAAGATCATTAACACTCAAGCACCTTTTTCTTACAGCTATAAAGGCATAACTTATTATTTTTCAAATGAAAAAAACTATGAGGAATTTAAGAAAGATCCTATGAAATATGTAGAAGATACAGAAGCCTTATTTTTAATCCAAAGGAGAAATAATGCTAGTTAA